One segment of Paraburkholderia sp. PGU19 DNA contains the following:
- a CDS encoding enoyl-CoA hydratase/isomerase family protein has protein sequence MTNASSHQQFRIERRSPAYWRVIIDNPPFNIFGPDSMPQLNAVVTALETDPEVKVVVFESAVPDFFLTHYDFIPPLQETTSMPPGPTGMPPLPDMLSRLGRAPVVSIASIRGRATGVGSELALASDMRFASREKALLSQWEVGAALVPGGGPMNRLSRLIGRGRALEVLLSGNDIDGELAERYGYVNRAFADSELDAFVDGLASRIASFDREALVAIKRQVNAVTLPPDKDVAPEWDAFIASVGRPQAQERIAQLMQLGLQKNHDVEARLGYYTGTLGR, from the coding sequence ATGACCAACGCCAGTTCGCATCAGCAGTTTCGGATTGAACGACGCAGCCCGGCCTACTGGCGCGTAATCATCGACAACCCGCCTTTCAACATCTTCGGACCCGACTCGATGCCGCAGTTGAATGCCGTCGTGACCGCGCTCGAAACCGATCCCGAAGTCAAGGTTGTAGTGTTCGAAAGCGCGGTGCCGGATTTCTTCCTCACGCATTACGACTTCATTCCGCCATTGCAGGAGACCACGAGCATGCCGCCGGGGCCGACAGGCATGCCGCCGCTACCGGACATGCTCTCGCGGTTGGGACGGGCGCCCGTCGTATCGATCGCGTCGATCAGGGGCCGCGCGACGGGCGTCGGCAGCGAACTGGCGCTGGCCAGCGACATGCGCTTTGCGAGCCGCGAGAAAGCGCTGCTTTCGCAGTGGGAAGTCGGCGCCGCGCTGGTGCCGGGTGGCGGGCCGATGAATCGCCTGTCGCGTCTGATCGGGCGCGGGCGCGCGCTGGAAGTGCTGTTGAGCGGCAACGATATCGACGGCGAACTGGCGGAGCGCTACGGCTATGTGAACCGCGCATTCGCGGACAGCGAGCTCGACGCATTCGTGGATGGGCTCGCATCGAGAATCGCGTCGTTCGATAGAGAGGCGCTCGTTGCGATCAAGCGTCAGGTGAATGCCGTGACCTTGCCGCCCGACAAGGACGTCGCGCCCGAATGGGACGCTTTCATCGCGTCGGTTGGCCGTCCGCAGGCGCAGGAACGGATCGCGCAGCTGATGCAGCTCGGGCTGCAGAAGAACCACGATGTGGAAGCGCGGCTCGGCTATTACACGGGCACGCTGGGGCGCTAG
- a CDS encoding LysR substrate-binding domain-containing protein produces the protein MDVADLKVFDAVARLGSMSRAALELHTVQSNVTGRIRSLEGEVGVALFERHVRGVTMTPAGQRMLPYAARAARLVADARLAALDDGPPCGTLAIGALWTTGALQLSRALSHFASLYPQVGLSLTTGTSDGLTDAVAECRLDGAFVAGPQDDPGLDVETVFREELVLVTPAAMRSLNEVGSVGDLKTIVFSQGCSYRERLDLLLAEMGILSVAALAFGSIDAILSCVAAGIGITLLPRGLVSNAEQKNHVAVHALASDAARMETLFVRRRDAYLSNAMRAFLDVARSEAGSLP, from the coding sequence ATGGACGTGGCGGATCTGAAGGTATTCGACGCTGTCGCTCGCCTCGGAAGCATGAGCCGCGCAGCGCTGGAGTTGCATACGGTGCAGTCGAATGTCACGGGACGAATCCGGTCCCTCGAAGGCGAGGTGGGCGTCGCGCTGTTCGAGCGGCACGTGCGCGGCGTGACGATGACGCCCGCCGGGCAGCGGATGCTTCCCTACGCGGCGCGAGCGGCCCGGCTGGTCGCCGACGCGCGCCTTGCCGCACTCGACGATGGTCCGCCGTGCGGCACGCTCGCAATTGGTGCGTTATGGACCACGGGTGCGCTGCAGCTAAGCCGCGCGCTGAGTCACTTCGCGAGCTTGTATCCGCAAGTCGGCTTGTCGTTGACGACGGGCACGAGCGATGGGCTGACGGATGCTGTCGCCGAGTGCCGTCTGGATGGCGCATTCGTTGCAGGCCCGCAAGACGATCCCGGCCTGGATGTCGAGACGGTCTTCCGCGAGGAACTCGTGCTCGTGACACCGGCGGCAATGCGCTCGTTGAACGAAGTGGGAAGCGTTGGAGATCTGAAGACGATCGTATTCAGTCAGGGCTGTTCGTATCGCGAGCGACTCGATTTGCTGCTCGCTGAAATGGGGATTCTTTCAGTCGCGGCGCTCGCATTCGGCTCGATCGACGCGATCCTGTCGTGTGTCGCGGCGGGCATTGGCATTACGTTGTTGCCGCGAGGGCTCGTGTCGAATGCGGAGCAGAAGAATCACGTCGCGGTCCACGCGCTCGCGTCCGACGCGGCGCGCATGGAGACCCTTTTCGTTCGGCGCCGCGACGCTTATCTGTCGAACGCGATGCGTGCGTTTCTCGATGTCGCGCGGTCCGAGGCTGGGTCGCTGCCTTGA
- a CDS encoding ATP-binding sensor histidine kinase, whose protein sequence is MDFTGFQLELLHDDGDLSLCRASRPDTPVSLLALIATRPASQSVTRLEHEYELASLLDTRWAAQPIALDLGRVPPMLLLDDDGGDPLVRLLGQPLELARCLRIAANLAHAIGQVHGRGLIHKDIKPANVLVDGDDSVRLTGFGIASQLLVEHQPPASPEIIAGTFAYMAPEQTGRMNRSIDARSDLYSLGVTLYEMLTGALPFAAADAMEWIHCHIARRPVPPEERVIDLPAPVAQIVLKLLAKTAENRYQTAAGVEADLRACLAACETDTGIVPFALGTRDASDRLLIPEKLYGREAQIDEIVAAFNGIVAGGPSGLVLISGYSGIGKSSVVNELHKVLVPPRGLFASGKFDQYKRDIPYVPLAQAFQSLVRDLLSKSDAEIEPWRRALLDALAPNGQVIVNLIPELALIIGEQSPVPALPPQETQNRFQMVFRRFLGVFARHEHPLALFIDDLQWLDTATLDLLEHLVTHPDVKHVLLVGAYRDNEVDAAHPLARTLGAIARAGGNVHRIELAPLAPDSVAQLVADALHCPNATAAPLAQLVHEKTGGNPFFAIQFLTTLADESLLAFDHDASRWTWDLPRIRAKGFTENVADLMAAKLTRLPDATREALGQLASLGNAADFATLTLVHGEPEASIHAKLWLAVRAGLIFRLDGSYVFTHDRVQEAAYALIPIEKRAATHVRIGRALASRTAPEALEESIFDIVNQLNRGAALIETGEERERTVALNLMAGRRAMRSTAYASACRYLAQGVALLSQDAWTQRYESTFDLYLAYSECEYLAGDFTDADALFDMLLERARSNLDRAKVFGLRMSAYQVAGRFDESFDVARLALRDFGVLLPDVEHDVEPAVAAVLQQIPSYLAGRAISELVDAPVAQDPAIRAVVDLLVEAMPCAFIARPAYYPLITLKAVILSLQYGNTDNSSFAYGNYALMLVSSIGDISSAVQFSDMSLRLNEKFDNRRFYGKLLHLHGNHINFWRRHIVTDLPILERASVACLEVGDLVFAGYLAFTTVWQTIEKCAVLDEVQPLSEKHAAFARQSHNDAVLETIRLEQQFVASLRGVTTDPLKLSDAMFDDAACFSAIEKANFGCGIVFYHIMKLILAFHDGRYDDASKAAREAAPMLNAAMALPIEPTFHFFDALTLAARYPTASVEEQQAWRGRLAEKLAKFESWSTHCPENFRHRHALLAAEIARIEGRDSDAMHFYEEAIRAAREHGFIQYQALAHELAAQFHAARGLETIADTYLFNARSCYERWGAKGKVHQLARTYAQLRHDPASLDGTIATSNEQLDLATVVNVSRAIFSGIDLNELIHTLMVLALEHAGANRGLLIFKRGNELRIEAEASTVHDGVDVRLPKIRATGTALPESVLRYVIRTGDSVLLDDASARSPFSSDEYVRRHECRSILCLPLVKQTRLIGVLYLENNLTSDAFTPARTAVLRLLASQAALSLETARLYADLQDAEALLADAQQLSHTGSFDWHVSSGELIWSKESFRIFGFDAGAAPTVDMMFGRVHPDDITFVRLAFDRATHDRQPFDVEHRLLMPDGSIRHLQVVARVVVDAESSLRVLGALKDITVRKQAHAALERSEHRYRSLFFDMPVGLWQIEAQPLMALLTELRAQGVDDLSAYIDGHPGWLDRAMEMLIVEEVNHHAAQMFGAKDRSALLGPLPWVWRESPGTFRRALESRYGGKAIFQETTKLPTLDGRIIDVLFTIARPSSAEDLGIALISLVDLTERVRAQDMLQRLQADFAHAARISMLGELTASVAHELNQPLSAIAMNSAIGNRWLDRAVPDVAEARQINVRIGADARRAVDIVDRIRGMALRRGPKRAVAQLDELIDEALIFLQHEVQSRGVIVLRQRAAVLPMVFADRIQLQQVIVNLLVNAMQAMEQAGSSERKITIRTETREDATVYCATEDSGPGIAPEDLNRLFQSFYTTKENGMGMGLPICRTIIEAHGGRIAADNLSMHGGARFHFTLPCGDAAS, encoded by the coding sequence ATGGACTTCACTGGGTTTCAGCTGGAGCTGCTTCACGACGACGGCGATCTATCGTTATGTCGCGCCTCACGGCCCGACACCCCTGTCTCGCTGCTCGCACTGATCGCCACGCGCCCGGCATCGCAAAGCGTCACGCGCCTCGAACACGAATACGAACTGGCCTCGCTGCTCGATACGCGCTGGGCCGCGCAGCCGATTGCGCTCGATCTCGGCAGAGTGCCGCCGATGCTGCTTCTCGACGACGACGGCGGCGACCCGCTCGTGCGCCTGCTCGGCCAGCCGCTCGAACTTGCCCGATGCCTGCGCATCGCCGCCAATCTCGCGCATGCGATCGGCCAGGTGCATGGACGCGGCCTCATTCATAAGGACATCAAGCCTGCAAACGTGCTTGTCGACGGCGACGACAGCGTTCGGCTCACCGGCTTCGGTATAGCGTCGCAATTGCTGGTCGAGCATCAGCCGCCGGCGTCGCCTGAAATCATTGCGGGCACGTTTGCTTACATGGCGCCGGAGCAGACGGGCCGCATGAACCGATCGATCGATGCACGCAGCGATCTGTACTCGCTCGGCGTCACGCTCTACGAGATGCTCACGGGTGCGCTGCCTTTCGCGGCTGCCGATGCGATGGAGTGGATTCATTGCCACATCGCACGCAGGCCCGTGCCGCCGGAAGAACGCGTGATTGACCTTCCGGCGCCTGTCGCGCAGATCGTGCTCAAGCTGCTCGCGAAGACGGCGGAAAACCGCTATCAGACGGCGGCTGGCGTTGAGGCGGATCTTCGCGCGTGCCTCGCTGCTTGCGAGACGGACACGGGCATCGTGCCATTCGCGCTCGGCACGCGCGATGCGTCCGACCGGCTGCTGATTCCCGAAAAGCTGTATGGGCGCGAGGCGCAGATCGACGAGATCGTGGCGGCGTTCAACGGGATCGTCGCGGGCGGCCCGAGCGGGCTCGTGCTGATCTCCGGCTATTCAGGCATCGGCAAGTCGTCGGTCGTCAACGAGTTGCACAAGGTGCTGGTGCCGCCGCGCGGTCTGTTCGCATCCGGCAAGTTCGATCAGTACAAGCGCGATATTCCCTATGTGCCGCTCGCGCAGGCCTTCCAGTCGCTCGTGCGCGATCTGCTGAGCAAGAGCGACGCGGAGATCGAACCGTGGCGGCGCGCGCTGCTGGATGCGCTCGCGCCGAACGGCCAGGTGATCGTCAATCTGATCCCTGAACTTGCGCTCATCATCGGCGAGCAGTCGCCCGTTCCGGCGTTGCCGCCGCAAGAGACGCAGAACCGCTTTCAGATGGTGTTTCGCCGCTTTCTCGGTGTGTTCGCGCGGCACGAGCATCCGCTCGCGCTCTTTATCGACGATCTGCAATGGCTCGATACCGCGACCCTCGATCTGCTCGAACATCTCGTTACGCACCCTGATGTGAAGCACGTGCTGCTGGTCGGCGCCTATCGCGACAACGAAGTCGACGCGGCGCACCCGCTCGCGCGCACGCTGGGTGCGATCGCTCGCGCTGGCGGCAACGTGCACCGGATCGAGCTTGCGCCGCTTGCGCCCGACAGTGTCGCGCAACTCGTCGCCGATGCGTTGCACTGCCCGAACGCGACGGCCGCCCCGCTCGCGCAACTGGTGCACGAGAAGACGGGCGGCAATCCGTTCTTCGCGATCCAGTTCCTGACCACGCTCGCAGACGAATCGCTGCTTGCTTTCGACCACGACGCTTCGCGGTGGACCTGGGACTTGCCGCGTATCCGCGCGAAGGGCTTCACCGAAAACGTCGCGGACCTGATGGCGGCAAAGCTGACGCGTCTGCCCGATGCGACGCGCGAAGCATTAGGGCAGCTTGCGAGCCTCGGCAACGCCGCTGACTTCGCGACGCTGACGCTCGTGCACGGCGAACCGGAGGCGTCGATACATGCCAAGCTATGGCTGGCCGTGCGAGCGGGCCTCATCTTTCGTCTTGACGGTTCTTACGTGTTCACGCACGACCGCGTGCAGGAGGCGGCCTACGCGCTCATTCCGATAGAGAAGCGCGCGGCGACGCATGTGCGGATCGGCCGGGCGCTCGCGTCGCGGACGGCGCCCGAAGCGCTCGAAGAATCGATCTTCGATATCGTCAATCAGCTCAATCGCGGCGCCGCGTTGATCGAGACGGGCGAAGAGCGCGAGCGCACTGTCGCGCTGAACCTGATGGCGGGCAGGCGGGCGATGCGATCGACCGCATATGCATCGGCGTGCCGTTATCTGGCGCAAGGCGTCGCGTTGCTGTCGCAAGATGCCTGGACGCAACGCTACGAAAGCACGTTCGATCTGTACCTGGCCTACTCCGAATGCGAATACCTCGCCGGCGATTTCACCGATGCCGATGCGCTGTTCGACATGCTGCTGGAGCGCGCGCGCTCGAATCTGGACCGTGCGAAGGTTTTCGGCTTGCGCATGTCGGCCTACCAGGTGGCCGGGCGATTCGACGAGAGCTTCGATGTCGCGCGGCTTGCGCTGCGCGATTTCGGCGTGCTGCTTCCCGACGTCGAACACGATGTCGAGCCCGCCGTCGCTGCCGTGTTGCAGCAGATTCCGTCGTATCTCGCGGGACGGGCGATCAGCGAACTCGTCGATGCGCCCGTCGCGCAAGACCCCGCCATACGCGCGGTGGTCGATCTGCTGGTCGAAGCGATGCCATGCGCCTTTATCGCGCGGCCTGCGTACTATCCGCTCATCACGCTGAAGGCCGTCATCCTGTCGCTGCAGTACGGCAACACCGACAACTCGAGTTTTGCCTACGGCAATTACGCGCTGATGCTGGTGTCGAGCATCGGCGACATTTCCTCTGCCGTGCAGTTTTCCGACATGTCGCTGCGCCTGAACGAGAAGTTCGACAACCGGCGCTTCTACGGAAAGCTGTTGCACCTGCATGGCAATCACATCAACTTCTGGCGGAGGCATATCGTGACCGATCTGCCGATCCTGGAGCGCGCGAGCGTCGCGTGCCTCGAAGTGGGCGACCTGGTGTTCGCCGGATACCTTGCGTTCACGACGGTATGGCAAACCATCGAGAAATGCGCCGTGCTCGACGAGGTTCAGCCGCTATCGGAGAAGCACGCCGCGTTTGCGCGGCAAAGTCACAACGACGCCGTGCTCGAAACGATCCGGCTCGAACAGCAATTTGTCGCGAGCCTGCGCGGCGTCACGACTGATCCGCTCAAGCTGAGCGACGCGATGTTCGACGACGCAGCCTGTTTCAGCGCGATCGAGAAGGCGAATTTCGGCTGCGGGATCGTCTTCTATCACATCATGAAGCTGATCCTCGCGTTTCACGACGGCCGGTACGACGATGCGTCGAAGGCCGCGCGTGAAGCTGCGCCGATGCTGAATGCGGCGATGGCGCTGCCCATCGAGCCGACGTTTCACTTCTTCGACGCACTGACGCTGGCGGCGCGTTATCCCACTGCCAGCGTGGAAGAGCAACAGGCGTGGCGTGGCCGGCTCGCGGAAAAGCTGGCGAAGTTCGAATCGTGGAGCACGCACTGTCCCGAGAATTTTCGTCACCGTCATGCGCTGCTCGCCGCGGAGATTGCGCGTATCGAAGGCCGTGATTCCGATGCGATGCATTTCTACGAGGAAGCGATACGCGCGGCACGGGAGCACGGCTTCATCCAGTATCAGGCGCTCGCCCATGAACTGGCCGCGCAGTTTCATGCGGCGCGCGGCCTCGAAACCATCGCCGACACCTATCTGTTCAATGCGCGTTCCTGCTACGAACGCTGGGGCGCCAAAGGCAAGGTTCATCAACTGGCACGAACGTACGCTCAGTTGCGGCATGACCCGGCGAGTCTCGACGGCACGATCGCGACGTCGAACGAACAACTCGATCTCGCGACCGTGGTCAACGTGTCGCGCGCGATCTTCAGCGGCATCGACCTGAACGAACTGATTCACACGCTGATGGTGCTCGCGCTCGAGCACGCGGGCGCGAATCGCGGCCTGCTGATCTTCAAGCGCGGTAACGAGTTGCGAATCGAAGCGGAAGCATCGACGGTGCATGACGGCGTGGACGTGCGCCTGCCGAAAATTCGCGCGACGGGCACGGCGCTTCCCGAATCGGTACTGCGCTACGTGATCCGCACGGGGGACAGCGTCCTGCTCGACGATGCGTCGGCGCGCAGTCCGTTTTCGTCGGACGAGTACGTGCGCCGTCACGAGTGCCGCTCGATTCTGTGCCTGCCGCTCGTCAAGCAGACGCGGCTGATCGGCGTGCTCTACCTCGAAAACAACCTGACCTCCGACGCCTTCACGCCCGCCCGCACGGCGGTGCTGCGGCTGCTGGCGTCGCAGGCCGCGCTGTCGCTCGAAACGGCGCGCCTCTACGCCGATCTGCAGGATGCGGAAGCGCTGCTGGCCGACGCGCAGCAATTGAGCCATACGGGCAGCTTCGACTGGCATGTGTCGAGCGGCGAGCTGATCTGGTCGAAAGAGAGCTTCCGGATCTTCGGCTTCGACGCTGGCGCCGCGCCGACCGTCGACATGATGTTTGGCCGCGTGCATCCCGACGACATCACCTTCGTGCGCCTCGCGTTCGACCGCGCGACGCACGACCGCCAGCCGTTCGACGTCGAACACCGGCTGCTGATGCCCGACGGGTCGATCCGGCATCTGCAGGTGGTGGCGCGCGTCGTGGTCGACGCCGAGAGCAGCTTGCGCGTGCTCGGCGCACTCAAGGACATCACAGTGCGCAAGCAGGCGCATGCGGCGCTCGAACGCAGCGAGCACCGCTATCGCAGCCTGTTCTTCGATATGCCCGTGGGACTCTGGCAGATCGAGGCGCAGCCCTTGATGGCGCTGCTCACGGAGTTGCGCGCGCAAGGCGTCGACGATCTGTCCGCGTATATCGACGGCCATCCCGGCTGGCTGGACCGCGCGATGGAAATGCTGATCGTCGAAGAGGTCAATCACCACGCGGCACAGATGTTCGGCGCGAAGGACAGGAGCGCGTTGCTCGGTCCGCTGCCGTGGGTCTGGCGGGAAAGCCCCGGGACGTTTCGGCGTGCGCTCGAAAGCCGTTATGGCGGCAAGGCGATTTTTCAGGAAACGACCAAGCTGCCCACGCTGGATGGGCGGATTATCGACGTTCTCTTTACGATCGCGCGTCCGAGTTCGGCCGAAGATCTGGGCATCGCGCTCATCAGTCTCGTCGATCTGACTGAGCGCGTGCGCGCGCAGGACATGCTGCAACGGCTCCAGGCCGACTTCGCGCACGCCGCGCGCATTTCGATGCTCGGCGAGCTGACGGCCTCCGTCGCGCACGAACTGAACCAGCCGCTTTCCGCGATCGCGATGAACAGCGCGATCGGCAACCGCTGGCTCGATCGTGCCGTGCCCGATGTCGCGGAGGCGCGGCAGATCAACGTGCGGATCGGCGCCGATGCGCGGCGCGCGGTGGACATCGTCGATCGCATCCGGGGCATGGCGCTTCGGCGCGGCCCGAAGCGCGCGGTCGCGCAACTCGACGAACTGATCGACGAAGCCCTCATATTTCTGCAGCATGAAGTGCAGTCGCGCGGCGTCATCGTGTTGCGCCAGCGTGCCGCCGTTCTGCCGATGGTGTTCGCCGATCGCATTCAGTTGCAGCAGGTAATCGTCAATCTTCTCGTCAATGCGATGCAGGCGATGGAGCAGGCGGGCAGTTCCGAGCGCAAGATCACGATCCGCACGGAGACGCGCGAGGACGCGACGGTCTATTGCGCGACAGAAGACAGCGGACCTGGCATCGCGCCGGAAGACCTCAACCGGCTGTTCCAGAGCTTCTACACGACCAAGGAAAACGGCATGGGAATGGGCCTGCCGATCTGCCGCACGATCATCGAAGCGCACGGCGGGCGCATCGCCGCCGATAACCTCTCGATGCACGGCGGCGCGCGTTTCCATTTCACGCTTCCATGCGGCGATGCCGCTAGCTGA
- a CDS encoding SDR family NAD(P)-dependent oxidoreductase produces the protein MAEKLGATSTTDDVLAGIDLRGKRILVTGVSAGLGVETARSLAARGASVVGAARDLDKATRAIAAARREAAAGEGSIDLVSLDLASLESVRACADTLLQEGKPFDVIIANAGVMATPFGKTADGFETQFGTNHIGHFVLVNRLAPLLRSGSRVVLLASSGHRFANVDLDDPNFERTPYDPFVAYGRAKTANILFAVAFDQRHQARGVRAAAVHPGGIQTELARHMDEGQMAGLLETINSQLASEGKPPFQFKTVPQGAATSVWAAVVASADEVGGRYCENCRVSEVVADDVVITPVSEGVRQYALDAANAEALWRKTEEMAGESF, from the coding sequence ATGGCTGAAAAATTGGGTGCGACATCGACGACAGACGACGTGCTTGCGGGCATCGATCTGCGTGGCAAGCGGATTCTCGTCACGGGCGTGTCGGCGGGTCTCGGCGTGGAGACGGCGCGTTCGCTGGCCGCGCGTGGCGCGAGCGTCGTTGGCGCTGCGCGCGACCTCGACAAGGCGACGCGCGCCATCGCCGCAGCGCGCCGCGAAGCGGCCGCGGGTGAAGGCAGCATCGACCTGGTGTCGCTCGATCTCGCGAGTCTCGAAAGCGTGCGCGCGTGCGCCGACACGCTGCTGCAAGAAGGCAAACCGTTCGACGTGATCATCGCGAATGCGGGCGTGATGGCGACGCCCTTCGGCAAAACAGCGGATGGATTCGAAACGCAGTTCGGCACGAACCATATCGGCCACTTCGTGCTGGTGAATCGTCTTGCGCCGCTTCTGCGATCGGGTAGCCGCGTGGTCTTACTGGCATCGTCGGGGCATCGTTTCGCGAATGTCGATCTCGACGATCCGAACTTCGAACGCACGCCCTACGATCCCTTCGTTGCCTACGGACGCGCGAAGACGGCGAACATCCTGTTCGCGGTCGCCTTCGACCAGCGGCATCAGGCACGCGGCGTGCGCGCGGCAGCCGTCCATCCGGGCGGCATTCAGACGGAACTCGCCCGTCATATGGACGAAGGGCAAATGGCCGGGCTGCTGGAAACAATCAACAGTCAGCTTGCGTCCGAAGGAAAGCCGCCGTTCCAGTTCAAGACCGTTCCGCAGGGCGCCGCGACTTCGGTGTGGGCGGCTGTGGTTGCATCGGCGGATGAGGTCGGCGGCCGATACTGCGAGAACTGCCGCGTGAGCGAAGTCGTTGCCGACGACGTCGTCATTACGCCCGTCAGCGAAGGCGTACGCCAATACGCGCTCGACGCTGCGAATGCCGAGGCGCTGTGGCGCAAGACGGAAGAAATGGCCGGCGAATCGTTCTGA
- a CDS encoding type 1 glutamine amidotransferase domain-containing protein: MKILMVLTSHDQLGNTGKKTGFWLEEFAAPYFTFLDAGVTITVSSPKGGQPPLDPKSDTPEGKTELTERFKNDPAAQKVLANTVKLSTVKADDYDAVFYPGGHGPMWDLAEDPQSIALIENFYNAGKPVALVCHAPGVLRHVKVNGEPLVKGKRVTGFTNSEEEAVQLTKVVPFLVEDELKRLGGLFEKVDDWQSFSIVDGRLVTGQNPASSTAGARDLLKVLDQLHSK; encoded by the coding sequence ATGAAGATCCTGATGGTGTTGACGTCCCATGATCAACTCGGTAACACCGGGAAGAAGACAGGTTTCTGGTTAGAGGAATTCGCGGCTCCCTATTTCACGTTTCTCGATGCTGGCGTGACGATAACCGTCAGCTCACCTAAGGGTGGACAGCCGCCGCTCGATCCGAAGAGCGATACGCCAGAAGGTAAAACAGAGCTGACGGAGCGCTTCAAGAACGATCCAGCCGCGCAAAAGGTGCTCGCCAACACGGTGAAACTCAGCACGGTCAAAGCGGACGACTACGACGCGGTGTTCTATCCGGGCGGACACGGCCCGATGTGGGATCTGGCGGAAGACCCGCAATCCATTGCGCTGATCGAGAACTTTTACAACGCTGGCAAGCCCGTCGCGCTCGTGTGTCATGCGCCCGGCGTGCTACGGCATGTGAAGGTGAATGGCGAGCCGCTCGTCAAGGGCAAGCGTGTGACCGGGTTCACGAATTCGGAAGAAGAAGCCGTGCAACTCACAAAGGTCGTGCCGTTTCTCGTCGAAGACGAACTGAAGCGGCTGGGCGGACTGTTCGAGAAGGTCGACGACTGGCAGAGCTTCTCGATCGTCGATGGCCGCCTCGTCACGGGGCAGAACCCTGCTTCCTCCACGGCCGGCGCGCGCGATCTGCTCAAAGTGCTCGATCAGCTGCATTCGAAATAA
- a CDS encoding winged helix-turn-helix domain-containing protein — MKASSIDVNLSTREIQVRGTAIPLGSRAFDILTVLMAAHGQVVSLEDILRKVWPDTVVEESNIRVHVCALRKALGEDRRLIQNIPGRGYRLTPKCDMPAARAGMSMASEER; from the coding sequence ATGAAGGCCAGTAGCATCGACGTCAATCTGTCGACCCGAGAAATCCAGGTACGTGGGACAGCGATCCCGTTGGGCAGCCGAGCATTCGATATTCTTACCGTGCTGATGGCAGCGCACGGCCAGGTCGTATCGCTCGAAGATATTCTTCGTAAGGTGTGGCCCGACACGGTCGTCGAGGAATCGAACATACGCGTGCACGTTTGCGCGTTACGCAAGGCACTGGGCGAAGACCGGCGCCTGATTCAGAACATACCGGGACGCGGCTACCGGTTGACGCCTAAATGCGATATGCCGGCTGCGAGAGCCGGCATGTCGATGGCAAGCGAAGAGCGGTAA
- a CDS encoding TetR/AcrR family transcriptional regulator — MNHSTPKERKPRADALRNRERILDEAKKAFTREGADISLEDLARQAGVGPGTLYRHFPTRDALLESVYRAEVEKLAKEERRLSETMPPIDALKAWMLLFVDYIATKKIIAPALNSLVGGPSKVFESSGAQIVDAIHSLVTRAIESGDIRADLDPLDLFRALVGVSNVASAPDWQQSARRLVEILLIGSRPGA; from the coding sequence ATGAATCACTCGACGCCAAAGGAAAGGAAGCCGCGCGCCGATGCGCTGCGTAATCGCGAGCGCATTCTCGACGAAGCGAAGAAGGCGTTCACGCGCGAAGGCGCCGATATCAGTCTCGAAGACCTCGCCCGTCAGGCGGGCGTCGGGCCTGGCACGCTGTACCGCCACTTTCCGACCCGCGACGCGCTGCTGGAGAGCGTCTACCGCGCCGAAGTCGAAAAGCTCGCGAAGGAAGAGCGCAGGCTGAGCGAGACGATGCCACCCATCGACGCGCTGAAAGCGTGGATGCTGCTGTTCGTCGACTACATCGCGACGAAGAAGATCATCGCGCCCGCGCTGAATTCGCTGGTAGGCGGCCCGTCGAAGGTATTCGAATCGTCGGGCGCGCAGATCGTGGACGCGATTCATTCGCTCGTCACGCGCGCAATCGAAAGCGGCGATATTCGCGCCGATCTCGATCCGCTCGACCTGTTTCGCGCGCTCGTCGGGGTGTCGAATGTCGCGTCGGCGCCGGACTGGCAGCAAAGCGCGCGCAGGCTGGTGGAGATTCTGCTGATCGGGTCTCGACCCGGCGCGTGA